The sequence ATATCATTTTTATCGTCTTAAACTATTTGTTTTACGGCCATAAGTTCATTTTTAGCATTTTTTAACACAAACCTGTAAGCTTTTGGTATTATAGTTGACGTATATATTATAGAATATTCCGCTCCGGCGTCCATATATATAAAAAGTCCTTCACAATACATTGCGAAGGACTTTTTCCTTTTTATAATATACGGTTATCCGTTATTCTAAAATTCCGTCTACAATACCATATTTAACGGATTCTTCTGCTCCCATCCAATAGTCACGATCAAAATCTTTCATTACTTTATCATAATCTTGTCCGCAGTTATCAGCCAATATCTTTGCACCAAGTTCTTTGGTTTTAATAATTTCCTTGGCTTGAATTTCAATATTGGAAGCTTGTCCCCTTGCACCGCCACTTGGTTGATGAATCATGACACGAGCATGCGGTTGTATAAACCTTCTACCCTTTTCACCTACTGACAACAAAATAGAACCCATAGATGCTGCCAAACCAGAACAAACTGTGGACACTGGACTCTTAATCTGTTTTATAGTATCATAAATAGCAAAACCAGAGGTTACATATCCTCCCGGGCTATTGATAATCAACTGAATTTCCTTGTTATTTTGTAAATCCAAATAGAGCAAACGATCGATAACGTGTTTTGCGGAATCATCATCTACCATACCCCATAAAAACACTTTGCGTTCCTCTAATAATTTTTCTTGGACTAACTCTTGAACCTTGCCTTTCTTTGAACTCATTTTTTATTTTGTTGAAAGTTTCAAAATTAATCAAATTATACATACCGATTTACACAATTAAACCTATACAAAAACCTTTTCTTAAACCCATAGCAACAAGAATGAAAACTAAAATTATGGTACTTCATCGAGATTACTGTGCAGCTAATCCGCAAAAACAACATTTTAAGCCACTGATTAACAGTAATCTATGAAATTATCCCTTCACCGATAAATAGGTAGTATATCGATTTATGAAGCACATATATCGTGTAACTTTTAAGAAGTATTAAGCGTAACCTTCCTTTGATCTCGAATTATTGACCCAAAACAATCAATTCAAATTAAAAACTTGATCTACGTTACTTACCCTTCGGATTTTATTATCCTGGTTGAATCAGCTACGATCTCTTTTTTAAAACAATCAAAACCAAAGTTTTAAGTTATGGGATTGACCGGAAACAAAAAGATTACCAATCTACCAGTAAAACAAAACCACTTTCTAAGTTTTGTTCTTCTTCTAATTATTTCAGGGTTGAACATTGTTTCAACAAATGCTCAAGTAACCGGAATAGCTAGTGGAGCTACATTTAATTGGCAAGCCCCTCAGAACAGTGTAAACGATCCTGCAGTTCTTGAGAGTATTGTTATAAACGGAAGGGTTTATAACACTTTTGTGGTTCCATCAAGTTATGATTTGGTCAGATTGGGTCCTGGAGGCCATAATGCAAATACTATTTTTCAAGATGGTACTCAAATAGTTTCCAGTAGTAGCAATACAAATTGGGATAGCGAAGCATTGAATGCTTTTCAGTCATTAAACCTTAATCATTACTTTCAATCTAATGGCAATGGTCGAAACATTTGTGGAGATCAAAACGCCTTGGCAACTACTGATGCGCAGATTCAAAGCATATACTACAATCCTGGAATACCATCAAACCAAAATGGTGTTTTAGCAGTTACAGAAAGAAATGCCAACAATTGTATCCATATTTCAGTTTATGGATATCCATCGGGAGGTAACACGATTGAAGAGCTCGGTGCAACTTTTATTCTTCCAAACTCTGCACAATCTGGCCCGCATAATAATGAACCACCAAGTAACGGATCTGATTATTGGTTAACAAATAAAGTAAATCAAAACAACGGAACAATAGGAATTGCATTGTTTGAATTGTCCCAACTAGCACCTGTTGGTTCTACAATTACCGAAGTCCGTTTTACTGCGGCCACTGTGGATGTAGCGGATGGTAAATTCTTTATCATGCAGGAGTATGCGGTTGATGATATTTTTGATACGGAATTCAATACTGCTTTCAATGGAGATGTAGGAGCCAATGATAATGTTCCTGATAATTCAGCATATACATATTTACCAAGCGTAGATCCTATTAATGGGTCCGTAGTAGTAAATCTAGACGGTACATTTACTTATACCCCAAACCCTGGCTTCGTAGGTACAGATGTATTTGAAGTCCAAGTATGTTTACCAGCACCTAACCAAGCCGTATGTAATACATCTTCTGTCACTTTAACAGTGAATGCTGATAATTTACCAACAGCTGTAGATGACAGTTATACTATTCAAGAAGATCAAGTAAATAATGTGTTTAATGTTCTTGCAAATGATGATTTTGGATTAGATGGACCTGCAACAAGTAATGCCCTCATGATTACCAACAACCCAACCAATGGAACAGCTACCATTAATAATAATGGTACTCCCTCCAATCAATTGGATGATTTTATAAACTATACACCTAATCCTTATTTCAACGGAAGTGATAGTTTTATATATCAAATTACAGATGGTAATGGGACCGTTACATCAGCTACAGTAAACATTACTGTTAATGATGGAAATAAGAATATTACGCTAACCAATACAAACACAACTGTTTCTGAAGGTTCTGGTGTTGCTTTGGTTACAATAACTATTTATGGAAACTATCAAGTTCCTCCTACAATTACATACAGCACTAGTGATAATACTGCAAATAGTGGTCAGGATTATACAGCCATTTCAAACAATCATACCTTTTTAGGTAATGATGGAGAAGAGTTTGAAATATCAATCCCTATTATAGACGATTTGATTATTGAAAACACAGAACTCTTTAATATTTCCGTAAGTTCATCTTCGTATAATTCTCCCGTAAATTTAAATTCTGTAGTTTCAATTTTGGATAACGATGGCAATGCCGCGAACGGGATATCAGTGTCCGACTTCAACGTCAACGAGGATGCCGGGACCGCCAACTTTACCGTTACCCTGAACGCGAACGTACAGGGCGGATTCAATGTCGACTACGCCATAACCGATGGTACGGCCACAGCAGGGGACGACTACACCGTAGCTTCGGCCACGGGCAACATCGCATTTACTGGGAACGCAGGCGAACAGCACAACGTGTCCGTTGCCATTCTTGACGATGCACTTATCGAGAGCACCGAGGACCTGTCCTTCGCACTGTCCAACCTATCCACCAACCTTATAAACATCATCGATGGTGCCGCTACAGGTACCATAAACGATAACGACGGCAATGCCGCGAACGGGATATCAGTGTCCGACTTCAACGTCAACGAGGATGCCGGGACCGCCAACTTTACCGTTACCCTGAACGCGAACGTACAGGGCGGATTCAATGTCGATTACGCCATTACAGATGGGTCGGCGACCGCAGGGGACGACTACACCGTAGCTTCGGCCACGGGCAACATCGCATTTACTGGGAACGCAGGCGAACAGCACAACGTGTCCGTTGCCATTCTTGACGATGCACTTATCGAGAGCACCGAGGACCTGTCCTTCGCACTGTCCAACCTATCCACCAACCTTATAAACATCATCGACGGTGCCGCTACAGGTACCATAAACGATAACGACGGCAATGCCTCGAACGGGATATCAGTGTCCGACTTCAACGTCAACGAGGATGCCGGGACCGCCAACTTTACCGTTACCCTGAACGCGAACGTACAGGGGGGATTCAATGTCGATTACGCCATTACAGATGGGTCGGCGACCGCAGGGGACGACTACACCGTAGCTTCGGCCACGGGCAACATCGCATTTACTGGGAACGCAGGCGAACAGCACAACGTGTCCGTTGCCATTCTTGACGATGCACTTATCGAGAGCACCGAGGACCTGTCCTTCGCACTGTCCAACCTATCCACCAACCTTATAAACATCATCGATGGTGCCGCTACAGGTACCATAAACGATAACGACGGCAATGCCGCGAACGGGGTTCAGTTTGACGTAACCAACATCGATATAGATGAAGACGCAGGAACAGTTTCTGTAGGAGTAAGTCTAAATGTAGATGTACAAAATGAGTTCACTGTTTCATTTTACACTACTGACGGAACAGCTACAAACGCATTGGATTATATAGGTATTCCTCGAAATACGCAGACATTGACTTTTGGAGGAACCAACAATAACAATCAGACTATCACCGTCTCGATTATTGATGACATCATCATCGAAAACTCAGAGAATTTCCAAGTAATCCTTACTGATATTTCAACCAATTTGGTGAACATTTTAAGCAATGACACTGCAACCGTTAATATCATTGACAACGATGGAAATGAAGGTTATCCAATCGATATTACCATAGAAGCTTGTGATGTAATTCTAGCAGCAGAAGTTATTACAGTAACTAGCACTTGTGCATCAACAGTTGATTTTGTTGAAGCCATTAGTGGTCAAAATGATGGATGTGCTGCAGAATACACCATTACAAGGACGTGGACTTTTACCGATTGTGTAAGTAATGTTAGAGAGCATGTTCAGGTTATCACTATTGAGGATACACAGGCTCCTATTTTTGTAGAAACTTTACCAGCGGATACCACAGTATCATGCGACAACGTTCCAACGGCGTCCATCTTAACTGCTTCAGACAGTTGTGATACCAATGTTGCTGTTATATTTGACGAACTGATTACGGATACGGATTCGTGTGGTTCTAACTATATAATCACTAGAACATGGTCTGCAAGCGATTGTGCTGGTAATCCAGTGAGTCATACACAAGTAATCACTGTTGAGGACACAACGGCTCCAACTTTTGTTGAAGTGTTGCCAACTGACACAACCGTTTCTTGCGACAATGTACCTACTGCCACTATATTAACTGCTACTGACAATTGTGATCCCAATGTCGCTGTGGTATTTAACGAACAGATTACGGATAATGATTCGTGTGGTTCAAATTATACCATCACAAGAACATGGTCTGCAAGTGATTGTGCTGGTAATCCAGTTAACCACACACAGATAATCACGGTTGAGGACACAACGGCTCCAACTTTTGTTGAAGTGTTGCCAATGGACGTAACGGTTTCTTGTGACAATGTGCCTACCGCTGCAATATTAACTGCTGCCGATAATTGTGACACTAATATCACCGTGTTATTAGATGAGCAGATTACAGATATGGATTCGTGTGGTTCAAATTATACCATCACAAGAACATGGTCTATGAGCGATTGCGCTGGCAATCCAACAACACATACTCAGGTAATCACGGTTGAGGATACAACGGCTCCAACTTTTGTGGAAGCTTTACCTCAAAGTGCAATTGTATCGTGTAATATGATTCCTGAGGCGGTGACTTTAACTGCTGTAGATAATTGTGATGCTGATGTTACTTTAAATTTTGAAGAAACTATTACAAATGATTCAAATTGCGCAACGGGTTACACTGTTACTAGAGTTTGGACAGCAACTGATTGCGCTGGAAACCCAACTACGCATACACAAATACTAACAGTTGAGCCTACTGGTCCAATTACTGCTAGTCCATATGATGATGAAATCACCATAATATGTGGCGATGAAATTCCAATTGTTCCGGCACTTGAATTTATGGGTGGCTGTGGTGACTACCAAGTTGAGTTTAACGAAGAGACCAGTTCAACCAATGATACAGATGATTATATGATCGTTCGTACATGGGATGTTACTGACTCTTGTGGCAATACAGCCTCTTTTGAGCAAATCATTTTTGTGATGCAGCCTCAACTGGAAGAAATATTTATTGAAATCTGCGTTGAGGATGAGCCTATAGATTTAATCAATTATTTACCAGAATCTTTTGATACTAACGGTACTTTTGAAATCATCAGTGGAAACACCAATATAATGGGAAGTACGTTCACCCCAGAAAATCTGGAGGTTGGTGAGTATCTAATTGCATACAGCTCTACTGAAGGAACTTGTAAATATTATGCCGATTTTACGATAACGGTCAATAGTGATTGTGTTCCTTGTGGAAGAGATGAGATTATTGTATCCACTGCAGTAACTGCAAACGGAGATAACATCAACGACCTGTTTACCATTACAGGTGTTGAATATTGTAACTATTCTTTTGAACTTATGATCTTCAACAGATGGGGAGACAAGGTTTATGAATCTATGGACTATCAAAATGATTGGGGAGGTTTTGCGCCAAACAATTCTTTCGGTAATGCAGGAATGCTGCCATCTGGAACTTACTATTATATCATCAATATAAAAAATCAGGATATAAAGCCGCTTAATGGATACATCTATATAGGTGCAAACTAATTAAAACATACTCCAGTTTAGAAAGGCCATCTTAATTAAGTTGGCCTTTTTTTTTATCGTTTATAGCGCAAAATCATAGACCAAAAACGCCTAAGAACAAAGCTTTTAAAAAGCATTCAACCTAGTAAAATAACAGTTCATCGAACCAAAGGTTTCAGGCCGATTTTTCAAGCTCCTTTAACGGCTATATTGCTCATTAACATTGATTTCCATTTGCTTTGTATTTGAATTCGAATCCAATTCCAAATCTGAAAAATCAGATAAAACTTAACCAGTATAACATGAAAACATTTCACAAGTATACGCTATATCTATTTTTACTTGTAGGCTTTTATTCAAACGCACAACAATTGCCTCAGTTTACACAGTATATGTTTAATACCATCTCAGTAAATCCAGCATATGCAGGTAGTAGGGAAAGTATTAACATGACCGCTTTACATAGAAACCAGTGGGCCGGACTTGATGGTAATCCAACCACGAGTACTTTTTCATTTCATACACCTTTGAAAAATGAAAGAATAGGTTTGGGACTATCTTATATTACAGATCAATTGGGGTTTGAAGATACCAACTATGTATACGGGGATTTTTCATATACCATTCCCGTTTCTTTTGAAGCTAAACTTTCTTTTGGATTAAAAGCTGGGTTTACCAATTATAGATTACAGAACCCAGATCTTAACGATCCTTTTTTCAATGCCAATTTCAATAGTTGGAAACCAAACTTTGGTGCAGGAGTTTATTTAAGTACAGACAGATGGTACGCTGGTATTTCATCTCCGCGAATTTTAAACACGGATTTGAATGATGGCGAATTTGTAGCCTTAGAAAGAAATAGTTACTATGCTATTGCCGGTTTGGTATTGGATTTAACACTAGACATTAAATTTCGACCTGCTGTAATAACAAAATTCACTAACGGAGCACCTTCTACCTATGACTTAACCTCCAGCTTTTTATTTTACGAAAAAGTGTGGTTAGGTGGTTCTTATCGCTTTAATGATGCTTCCAACTTCGGTGCTTTCTTAGATTATCAAGTTTCCAACAACATTAGAATTGGTTATGCGTATGATCTTCCAACTTCAACTATTAGACCCTACACGGGAGGCACCCATGAAGTCATTTTAGTTTTTGAACCTAGACTTTCAAAAAAGACCAACCTATATAAATCACCGAGGTATTTCTAAAAAACGAGCTATATGAAATCTTCCAAAACCATTATCAACTTATTTTTAGCACTTTTTTCGGTAGCCCTGCTTACAGCACAGTCTACAACGCAAAAGAAAGCGGACCAGTTGTTCTCTAAATTTGCCTATGCCAAGGCCATTCCGGAATATGAAAAACTGGTAGTTTCTGGCAGAAATACAAACCACGCCTATCAACGTTTGGCAGAATGTTATCTACTGTTAAGGGATTTTGAAAAGGCCCTCCCCTATTTTAAAAGATTTATAGACGACACCTCTACGCCCACAAACTTCTATTTTAAATATGCCATGGCCCTTAAAAGCTCCGGACAGGAAAAGGAGGCCTTAAAGTGGTTTAAGCAGTACAAAAAATTTCACAAAAATGATTCTAGGCTTAAACAATTCTTAAAAGATGGTAATCTGGCATCTGTTGTTTTTAATAGCAAAGAACGGTACGAAATTGAAAAAGTTCATTTTAATACGGAGTATAGTGAATTTGGAGCTTTTGTGCATGACGGACAACTTTACTTTAGTTCTAGCAGAAAAACTGAAGACTCCGATAATGTATATGACTGGAACAATGAATCATGGTTAGATATTTACCACATAACCGAAGGTGATAATTATGACAAACCCAAGAAATTTAAAGGTGAAATCAATTCAAAATTCCATGAAAGTTCTATGGTTTTTTCTACTGATTATAAGAATGATACTATAATCTATTTTACCAGAAACAATTATTTCCAAAACAAAGAAAGTTTCTACACTACAAAAGAAGATAAGAATATTGAAAAATTAAATAACCTAAAAATCTACAAGGCAGAAAAAATTAATAATGAGTGGAAGGTGACCAGAAACCTAAATATGAACGCCGACCATTATTCCTCAGGACATCCATCTGTAAATACCAACAGAACTCGATTATATTTTGCTTCAGATAAGCCTGGAGGTTTTGGGGGAACGGATATTTATTATTGCAAAATTCACCCACGAGGTGGTCTTAGCAAAGCAATAAATGCAGGACCTATAGTAAATACTCCAGGAAACGAACTATTTCCTTACGTAAATAATGAAGGACAGCTTTTCTTTTCTTCTGATGGTCATGTAGGTTTTGGTCAATTGGATGTTTTTGCAACAATTATTGCTGAAGATGGAGCTATTAAAGACGTTATCAACTTGGGGAAACCCATAAATAGCGAAAAAGATGATTTTGGCTATTATGCTTTGGATAATGGTGTGGATGGATATGTAAGTTCCAACAGAAAAGGAGGAAAAGGAGGAGATGATATGTATAAATTCAAATTTATACCTTCTCTAACCTTGGAAGGGGTTGTAACGGATGCAATTAACCTGCAAGCCCTAGATAGTGTTCAAATTTCGTTGTACGATCAAAAAACAGGAGATTTAGTGAATCAAACTATTACTGATGAAAATGGTGAGTACAAAATGTTCATCAATAGAAAACAAAACTACCTTATTGAGGCTGTTCGAAAAACACATCCTCATAAACATGTTTATTTCAATACAGCATCTACGCTTAGAACAACAAAAACAATTACAAGGGATATCCAGTTAGAGCCTATTGTTGATTTAAAGATTCTTGCAGATTTAAATAAGATTTATTTTGATTATGGTAAAAGTGACATTAGGCCAGATGCTTCTAAAGAATTGGACAAGGTCGTTAAGGTCATGATGGAAACTTATACAGACATGGTCATTCAGCTTGAAGCACATACAGATCCAGTGGGAAGTCACGGTTATAATGATCGATTATC is a genomic window of Flagellimonas sp. CMM7 containing:
- a CDS encoding ClpP family protease, with protein sequence MSSKKGKVQELVQEKLLEERKVFLWGMVDDDSAKHVIDRLLYLDLQNNKEIQLIINSPGGYVTSGFAIYDTIKQIKSPVSTVCSGLAASMGSILLSVGEKGRRFIQPHARVMIHQPSGGARGQASNIEIQAKEIIKTKELGAKILADNCGQDYDKVMKDFDRDYWMGAEESVKYGIVDGILE
- a CDS encoding Calx-beta domain-containing protein; the encoded protein is MGLTGNKKITNLPVKQNHFLSFVLLLIISGLNIVSTNAQVTGIASGATFNWQAPQNSVNDPAVLESIVINGRVYNTFVVPSSYDLVRLGPGGHNANTIFQDGTQIVSSSSNTNWDSEALNAFQSLNLNHYFQSNGNGRNICGDQNALATTDAQIQSIYYNPGIPSNQNGVLAVTERNANNCIHISVYGYPSGGNTIEELGATFILPNSAQSGPHNNEPPSNGSDYWLTNKVNQNNGTIGIALFELSQLAPVGSTITEVRFTAATVDVADGKFFIMQEYAVDDIFDTEFNTAFNGDVGANDNVPDNSAYTYLPSVDPINGSVVVNLDGTFTYTPNPGFVGTDVFEVQVCLPAPNQAVCNTSSVTLTVNADNLPTAVDDSYTIQEDQVNNVFNVLANDDFGLDGPATSNALMITNNPTNGTATINNNGTPSNQLDDFINYTPNPYFNGSDSFIYQITDGNGTVTSATVNITVNDGNKNITLTNTNTTVSEGSGVALVTITIYGNYQVPPTITYSTSDNTANSGQDYTAISNNHTFLGNDGEEFEISIPIIDDLIIENTELFNISVSSSSYNSPVNLNSVVSILDNDGNAANGISVSDFNVNEDAGTANFTVTLNANVQGGFNVDYAITDGTATAGDDYTVASATGNIAFTGNAGEQHNVSVAILDDALIESTEDLSFALSNLSTNLINIIDGAATGTINDNDGNAANGISVSDFNVNEDAGTANFTVTLNANVQGGFNVDYAITDGSATAGDDYTVASATGNIAFTGNAGEQHNVSVAILDDALIESTEDLSFALSNLSTNLINIIDGAATGTINDNDGNASNGISVSDFNVNEDAGTANFTVTLNANVQGGFNVDYAITDGSATAGDDYTVASATGNIAFTGNAGEQHNVSVAILDDALIESTEDLSFALSNLSTNLINIIDGAATGTINDNDGNAANGVQFDVTNIDIDEDAGTVSVGVSLNVDVQNEFTVSFYTTDGTATNALDYIGIPRNTQTLTFGGTNNNNQTITVSIIDDIIIENSENFQVILTDISTNLVNILSNDTATVNIIDNDGNEGYPIDITIEACDVILAAEVITVTSTCASTVDFVEAISGQNDGCAAEYTITRTWTFTDCVSNVREHVQVITIEDTQAPIFVETLPADTTVSCDNVPTASILTASDSCDTNVAVIFDELITDTDSCGSNYIITRTWSASDCAGNPVSHTQVITVEDTTAPTFVEVLPTDTTVSCDNVPTATILTATDNCDPNVAVVFNEQITDNDSCGSNYTITRTWSASDCAGNPVNHTQIITVEDTTAPTFVEVLPMDVTVSCDNVPTAAILTAADNCDTNITVLLDEQITDMDSCGSNYTITRTWSMSDCAGNPTTHTQVITVEDTTAPTFVEALPQSAIVSCNMIPEAVTLTAVDNCDADVTLNFEETITNDSNCATGYTVTRVWTATDCAGNPTTHTQILTVEPTGPITASPYDDEITIICGDEIPIVPALEFMGGCGDYQVEFNEETSSTNDTDDYMIVRTWDVTDSCGNTASFEQIIFVMQPQLEEIFIEICVEDEPIDLINYLPESFDTNGTFEIISGNTNIMGSTFTPENLEVGEYLIAYSSTEGTCKYYADFTITVNSDCVPCGRDEIIVSTAVTANGDNINDLFTITGVEYCNYSFELMIFNRWGDKVYESMDYQNDWGGFAPNNSFGNAGMLPSGTYYYIINIKNQDIKPLNGYIYIGAN
- a CDS encoding type IX secretion system membrane protein PorP/SprF, whose translation is MKTFHKYTLYLFLLVGFYSNAQQLPQFTQYMFNTISVNPAYAGSRESINMTALHRNQWAGLDGNPTTSTFSFHTPLKNERIGLGLSYITDQLGFEDTNYVYGDFSYTIPVSFEAKLSFGLKAGFTNYRLQNPDLNDPFFNANFNSWKPNFGAGVYLSTDRWYAGISSPRILNTDLNDGEFVALERNSYYAIAGLVLDLTLDIKFRPAVITKFTNGAPSTYDLTSSFLFYEKVWLGGSYRFNDASNFGAFLDYQVSNNIRIGYAYDLPTSTIRPYTGGTHEVILVFEPRLSKKTNLYKSPRYF
- a CDS encoding OmpA family protein; translated protein: MKSSKTIINLFLALFSVALLTAQSTTQKKADQLFSKFAYAKAIPEYEKLVVSGRNTNHAYQRLAECYLLLRDFEKALPYFKRFIDDTSTPTNFYFKYAMALKSSGQEKEALKWFKQYKKFHKNDSRLKQFLKDGNLASVVFNSKERYEIEKVHFNTEYSEFGAFVHDGQLYFSSSRKTEDSDNVYDWNNESWLDIYHITEGDNYDKPKKFKGEINSKFHESSMVFSTDYKNDTIIYFTRNNYFQNKESFYTTKEDKNIEKLNNLKIYKAEKINNEWKVTRNLNMNADHYSSGHPSVNTNRTRLYFASDKPGGFGGTDIYYCKIHPRGGLSKAINAGPIVNTPGNELFPYVNNEGQLFFSSDGHVGFGQLDVFATIIAEDGAIKDVINLGKPINSEKDDFGYYALDNGVDGYVSSNRKGGKGGDDMYKFKFIPSLTLEGVVTDAINLQALDSVQISLYDQKTGDLVNQTITDENGEYKMFINRKQNYLIEAVRKTHPHKHVYFNTASTLRTTKTITRDIQLEPIVDLKILADLNKIYFDYGKSDIRPDASKELDKVVKVMMETYTDMVIQLEAHTDPVGSHGYNDRLSEARAKSTYEYLIASGVPKKRILSYKGYGKRRLINDCTGKENCSQEQLELNRRTEFPIVQFKKEDRTSLAKSK